In the Arachis stenosperma cultivar V10309 chromosome 8, arast.V10309.gnm1.PFL2, whole genome shotgun sequence genome, TTTCGTTTGTTATTGGCAGACAAATAAGACTAGATATTAATTCGTTTATCGAAGTTAAATTTAGgaaaattttttgtatatttcaAAAATTGCGACACTAGAGTATCCGATTTTAAAAATGAGGAGTATTAGGGTCAGtaaattttgtgttttgtaaTTATTAATTGGTCATCAATaatgtttttaatggtgtgagattataTTTAATGATAAGAGATCacttaatttttctttgatggTTAAATGCTGACCagattgttaaaaaaaatactgATCCTTAgactttttctttaaaaattttagaaactGATTTggataattaattaaattaatattattgatagaattaaaatttattttaaatttttaaaatagaactAAACACAATTAACATTAggaataatttttaaaatgatagaaacaaaaacatatttttgtctattttttttttcttagtcCACTTGTAATAACGCACATCCTTGACCAAAAAATGTGAATTATTTTGTTTGCAATCATAAGTTCAACTTGATGgcataaaagaaataaagttacTGAATGTTAAAAGTTAGAAAAGTGAATCCAAAGCAACATAACTTGAGTCAACTCCATGATTGAACCTTCCTTCTCTTGAATTTGAACAGAAGCTTTAGCTTTTGCCTTTTGGAACCCAGCATTAAGCCATTCTACAACATACAGCTTTTGTATCATTGCGGAAATTCCACGTTTTAaattcacttctttttcttttcactcATAGCTCTCTTCAAGGACgctcaaattttaaattctggTCACATTTATGTAATAATTGTCATTGcaatttcaaaaaatgcaaatatgcaATGCACCTTACacaaataatacaaaaatattaaaagtatataaaaaatcAGCTATCAAATTAGTTATCTTGTGTAAATCAATTTGGATAGATTAAATAGTCGGGTCACTCATTCATTTAAACAAgtgttaaaatttttgaattctgTCTTGTGTATGCAATAACCCATTGGTCAGTGATAGAACTCTGATATGGAGTTCAGATTTGCAATGAATTAGTTCTTGACTTGTCGAGTTAGGATATACTGtgagaaacaaaagaaaattagtTATCCTGTGTTTGTCTATAAATACATGTGTTATctcatttattttcaatatttttattttatattctaacatatattttaCACGATCAATTGATTTAGTAGTTGATTTTTTGTGTGCACATAGAATGATCGATAATAATTTTGCAATTGCAATTACACTTgtaaacaataatataaaacaaTGACTACAATTAACCCAGCAAACAGCTCTTGCAATTTCAAAGAGTGGCCACAAATTTCTCACCAATAAAGATTATAACTCTGATTTAGtcattgttttaaattttttgaaatttgtaCAAGAGCTTATTTTTACAAAGGAGGTGATTGTTGCTATAACAAATAATAAAGCCTTATTCTATAATTCAATTATACAAATGACAAACTTAGAATATAATGTTCTTAAAAATAGAAACTAAGAATGAatgagcaggaacaagaaaaataaacaaggaTATTCAATTCATGTGAATTTTTACAAATCATAGGAGTGCCCACCTTTGATATTAGGTTCATTTTAATACTAAAAACAAGGTTAGAGTCACTTCATTTGAAAATAAGAATAATGAGAAGAAATAATattaagaagaaggagaagaagaagaactaagAATATCCAATACCAACATATCCAAATCTACATGAACATTGCAATGGAAGTATGAAACTGCAAAAGCAACATATGCATTCTTCAAACCATAAGTTAAGACCCCCCTCTCAGTGTAAGTAATTCTGtctgtattcttctttgtattTTCCCCCCTTCCATGTTGCAAATTCAGTATCTCCAATGTAACATTGTGCTTCTAGAAGAGGTTGGTTTAGCCGGGGCGAACTCTGTCGAGCCAATCGATGCTCTTCCTCGGCCTCTCGAACTGAACATCGACGCTTCTCCTGGACTTATCTTGCAAGTCCATGATTCTAGACTTGTCGTACTCCACGCTCCTTCGCGACCTCTCCACCTGATCGAAATGGACTCGCAACTTCTCCAATTTGTCTGCATTATTGATTTTGTACTCGTGGAATTTCGGCGGCTTCTCGGTCCTATCGACACTCTTCCTTGGTTTGTCCCTCTGATCAGTGCTCTTCCTCGGAGTTTCAAAGGTATCAACACTTCCCCTGGATTGTTCAACTCTATCTACACTCCTCCTAAAACTTAGTCTTTGCAACGGCGCCTTTTCTACAGTAGATATGAATTTTCTGAGATGTCGAATGTATTCCGGGAAGAGTTCCAAATTACAGTGGTTTCCTCCTTTGAGCCACAGAGGTTCATATTTCTGTTGGCATAGCTCCCACAATTGCTTGCCATGAGAGCAATCAACGACCTCATCGGCAGTTCCCTGAAGAAAAGTACACCAGAACCAAATTCAACATTAGTACCCATAAACATAACTACATAGAAAGCATGATCACTTGAATACAACTTAAAAATGTTTCAATCAGCAGCAAAGGCAGGTAGAAACAGAATCCTTTTTCCTGTGCCGATTACCAGTTCATGTCGTATCACGATTTACATTACAAGATTTAGCAGGAAAATGTATCAACCAAGTAAAATAGTGCAGATTATTTGCATTAAATAGACTGCAGTTGTCACTTCCATGCTAAGCACGAGTTGACGACCCCAATCGAAGAAATTATGATAACATATGAAAGTTAATTATTGGAAGAAAAAATATGACAAAGTGAAAAGTTAAACCTGCCAATGGATTACTTACATGAATTACTAGCACCGGACACTTAACCAATGGAATTTTATCGATGTTCTGCACAACGGCACGACAATAACAGGAGTTAGTTCAGGGATAGAATGCTGCATGTATGTAATCCTCAAATCAAATGACATTAAGCACATCAGACAATAAAGAATCTAACCTTATAAATGTCGAACCAGTATGTCCGCTTCACAGGATACATGACTCTCAACCCAGATAGTATAGGGCTGTGGAGAACAACAGCTCTCAGTCGGGGTAAACGAGCCGCGAGATCCAAAGTAGGGCCGCTGCCAACAGATTGACCATAAAGAATTATGTCTTCTTGCTTTGTCCCGTAGTTCTCTTCCAGATACTTATATGCAGCTTCAATGTCGGCGTATGTATTATGCTCACTTGGCTGCAAGAGGGCATCAAAGATAAACAAGTTTTTCGGCATTCATTTACCTGCAATGATTAAGAGTATTAAATAAACAAGAAATAAGTGTATATACCCATTACCTTCCCCGATGATTGTCCATAGCCTGAATAATCATATCTGCATACGTCGAAAAAAGATACTTCAAAATCAATAACCTCTGACTTACAAATGTGTTCTATTTTACATATCATTTCTTTGACAACAATACAACAATATCATGACAGCAGGGCAAGAAGTAACAGGAAGAAAATCCCTAAATTAGGGAGCAAAAGATCAATATGACATATTTTCACTTGAGATTTAACTATAATCATTGGATGTAGGTCATTAGTATATCAAATCAACTGCAACACAAGTTCCTGTCATTTTTAGTCCGAAAATACTCCATGAGAGTTTACAATTTCATTGTTTATCAGGCAATCTTAGAgctgaagaacaaagttttgGTCAATCCGTGGTCTAAAATACTTAACCAGACGTCGCATCGTCACTTGTCAACGACAACTTCCCAAATttatattcttttttctttaactACACATGCTTTAACCTTCTACATTTTTATATGCTTGACTCATGTCCTCTAAAAGTAGTGTTTCACCAAAAAGCAAGCTAAATTcaaagttctttttcttccacaATCAAAATTTCAACTTGGTTGACGATGAACAAATACGGACGATACATTAAGTACCGATGAAAGTTATGAAGTGCCATGTTCACACCTTCACATCATAACTTTGAATCGTGCAAGATTCAATTACAAAACATGGATCAAGCTTCACAAGTAAGGGATTAGTGTACTATTGATACAGGAATTATACACAGGAACTGGAAATCATTGCTTGCAACATGAAAACTCTTGCCAGATAAGCCGGAACTCATGACCTAACAAACTGGACCCATCATTGAATAATCAAACCCCCCACAAAGCCATTGAATTCTTTATTGCAAAACAAATCCATCAACATCAAAAGCACAACAAAACAAATCCAAGCCAATTCATTCCCCTCAAATGAATGGTCATAATCCAATCAAATGCCAAAACAAACACATGCCACCGAAATTCAGCCAAAAATCcaaccacagaaaaacacatCCAGTTTCAATTGATCCACAAAATTCCAAAAGGGAGACAACCATGCAACACAAATCCTCATAAAGAAAAAGCTACAAAGAATAAACTAGAACATTAAAAAGAtcatttttatactaaaattcaAATCAAGAGTAAGATTGGTCCCCATCCAATGCAAAAACATAACCCCGAACGTAATTCCAGATACCCCATTACTTAGAAAAACTTATAAAACAAACCCAATTACccaaatcatataaataaataaaaattcaatttttataatataaaattagaattaagaGTAATATTGTCCCCAATCCTAGCTGAAAACATGACTCCGAATTCAAAGAACTTAATAAAACCCAAAccatataaattaaaagaaaactctttcttaagaaaataataaaattaacagTAAGAGTAAAATTCAACCCAATTATccaaatcacaaaaaaaaaaaaatcttttgaagCTGAAAACAGTGAGAAAAGGTGAAGCATGCTTAATGAATTCAACCCAGAGACCCCTCATTGCTTAACAAAGCATAAAAATCAGTACCCAAATCACATAAACaaattgaaaaaacaaaaaaacaaaaataaaaacctGAGGAAAAAAAAGGTGTTAACTTAACAGTAAGATTGAACCCAATAAAAGGTGAAAGCATGACTCCAAACGCAGATGAAGACATTTCAGATACCCCATTACTTAGAAAAGCTTAAAAAACAAAGGCAATTACCGAAATCATAATCTGAGAGAGAAAAGGTGGGAACTTTACCCCATGAGGTTAACGCGCAAATGGATACTGAGCTCGATGAAAAGTTCATACATCTGTCCAATATCAGCGGCATTACCATGAGAGTAGAGAAGAGTGGACTTGGCCATTGGGTGTCTGACGTACATGGCTACGATCTCTGTTCCTCTTCGGTTGGGGAATTTGAGAACCTCAACGTTCTCCCGGTGTGGAAATGGGTCCAAGAGTAAGAGACCTGTGGCTTCTTCTTTGATGAGCTTGTATGATGGTGGGTTTGGTGGGAAGA is a window encoding:
- the LOC130943483 gene encoding uncharacterized protein LOC130943483 encodes the protein MGGVTSSMAAKLAFFPPNPPSYKLIKEEATGLLLLDPFPHRENVEVLKFPNRRGTEIVAMYVRHPMAKSTLLYSHGNAADIGQMYELFIELSIHLRVNLMGYDYSGYGQSSGKPSEHNTYADIEAAYKYLEENYGTKQEDIILYGQSVGSGPTLDLAARLPRLRAVVLHSPILSGLRVMYPVKRTYWFDIYKNIDKIPLVKCPVLVIHGTADEVVDCSHGKQLWELCQQKYEPLWLKGGNHCNLELFPEYIRHLRKFISTVEKAPLQRLSFRRSVDRVEQSRGSVDTFETPRKSTDQRDKPRKSVDRTEKPPKFHEYKINNADKLEKLRVHFDQVERSRRSVEYDKSRIMDLQDKSRRSVDVQFERPRKSIDWLDRVRPG